From the genome of Chelonia mydas isolate rCheMyd1 chromosome 2, rCheMyd1.pri.v2, whole genome shotgun sequence, one region includes:
- the AZIN1 gene encoding antizyme inhibitor 1 isoform X1, translating to MKGFLEDANYSIGLLDEGATLGDVIDNYVYEHTLTGKNAFFVGDLGKLLKKHNEWQNVMAPVKPFYTVKCNSTPGVLEILAALGIGFACSSKSEMALVQDLGIAPENIIYTNPCKQASQIKYAAKAGVNIMTCDNESELKKIARNHPSAKLLLRIATEDISGAEEMNMKFGTMLKSCRHLMECAKELEVQIVGVKFHISSSCKEPQVYIHAISDARCVFDMAEEFGFKMNMLDIGGGFTGSELQLEEVNHVISPLLDVYFPEESGVNVIAEPGCYYVSSAFTLAVNIIAKKAVEYDKFLPSGMEQTRSDDEPIFMYYMNDGVYGSFASKLFEKFNTIPEVHKKYKEDEPLFASSLWGPSCDELDQIVENCLLPELSVGDWLIFDNMGSGTLGQQSAFNDFQRPPIYYMMSFNDWYEMQDAGITSDTLMKNFFFVPSCIQLSPEDSFSTAA from the exons ATGAAAGGATTTCTTGAGGATGCAAACTATTCCATTGGCTTGCTGGATGAAGGAGCAACTCTTGGAGATGTTATTGACAACTATGTTTATGAACATACACTT ActggaaaaaatgcattttttgttgGTGATCTTGGAAAGCTTCTGAAGAAACACAACGAATGGCAGAATGTGATGGCACCAGTAAAACCATTTTACACTGTAAAATGCAATTCCACTCCAGGTGTACTTGAGATTTTGGCAGCTCTTGGAATTGGGTTTGCATGTTCTAGTAAA TCTGAAATGGCATTGGTACAAGACTTGGGCATTGCTCCTGAAAACATTATATATACAAATCCTTGCAAGCAAGCTTCTCAGATAAAATATGCAGCGAAAGCTGGGGTAAACATCATGACTTGTGACAATGAAAGTGAATTAAAGAAAATTGCACGTAACCATCCAAGTGCTAA GCTCTTACTACGTATTGCCACAGAAGACATTAGTGGAGCTGAGGAGATGAACATGAAATTTGGCACCATGCTGAAGAGCTGTAGGCACCTCATGGAATGTGCTAAGGAGCTTGAAGTCCAAATAGTTGGTGTTAA ATTTCACATTTCAAGCTCTTGCAAGGAACCTCAAGTGTACATTCATGCTATATCTGATGCTCGGTGTGTGTTTGACATGGCT GAAGAATTTGGCTTTAAGATGAACATGTTGGACATTGGTGGGGGCTTCACAGGTTCAGAACTTCAGCTGGAAGAG GTTAATCATGTCATCAGTCCATTGTTGGATGTCTACTTTCCTGAAGAATCCGGTGttaatgtgattgcagagcctggATGCTATTATGTTTCATCTGCATTTACTCTAGCAGTTAACATCATTGCAAAGAAAGCTGTTGAATACGATAAATTTCTTCCTTCTGGAA TGGAGCAAACCAGGAGTGATGATGAGCCAATCTTTATGTACTACATGAACGATGGTGTTTATGGTTCTTTTGCAAGTAAATTGTTTGAAAAATTTAATACCATCCCAGAGGTTCACAAG AAATACAAGGAAGatgagcctctgtttgccagcagcctTTGGGGTCCATCCTGTGATGAGCTTGATCAAATTGTGGAAAACTGTCTTCTTCCTGAGTTGAGTGTCGGAGACTGGCTGATCTTTGATAATATGGGTTCTGGTACCTTGGGTCAACAGTCTGCCTTTAATGATTTTCAGAGACCACCAATTTACTACATGATGTCTTTCAATGACTG GTATGAGATGCAAGATGCTGGAATTACTTCAGACACATTGATGAAGAACTTCTTCTTTGTGCCTTCTTGCATTCAGCTGAGCCCAGAAGACAGCTTTTCCACTGCAGCTTAA
- the AZIN1 gene encoding antizyme inhibitor 1 isoform X2 has translation MKGFLEDANYSIGLLDEGATLGDVIDNYVYEHTLTGKNAFFVGDLGKLLKKHNEWQNVMAPVKPFYTVKCNSTPGVLEILAALGIGFACSSKSEMALVQDLGIAPENIIYTNPCKQASQIKYAAKAGVNIMTCDNESELKKIARNHPSAKLLLRIATEDISGAEEMNMKFGTMLKSCRHLMECAKELEVQIVGVKFHISSSCKEPQVYIHAISDARCVFDMAEEFGFKMNMLDIGGGFTGSELQLEEVNHVISPLLDVYFPEESGVNVIAEPGCYYVSSAFTLAVNIIAKKAVEYDKFLPSGMEQTRSDDEPIFMYYMNDGVYGSFASKLFEKFNTIPEVHKYSPGSPGQTNKAEVSHDGLHAVKGNSRSHVEFSCQPPLSYVSSTKRICSQGQNSVPKSRKSNLNYIM, from the exons ATGAAAGGATTTCTTGAGGATGCAAACTATTCCATTGGCTTGCTGGATGAAGGAGCAACTCTTGGAGATGTTATTGACAACTATGTTTATGAACATACACTT ActggaaaaaatgcattttttgttgGTGATCTTGGAAAGCTTCTGAAGAAACACAACGAATGGCAGAATGTGATGGCACCAGTAAAACCATTTTACACTGTAAAATGCAATTCCACTCCAGGTGTACTTGAGATTTTGGCAGCTCTTGGAATTGGGTTTGCATGTTCTAGTAAA TCTGAAATGGCATTGGTACAAGACTTGGGCATTGCTCCTGAAAACATTATATATACAAATCCTTGCAAGCAAGCTTCTCAGATAAAATATGCAGCGAAAGCTGGGGTAAACATCATGACTTGTGACAATGAAAGTGAATTAAAGAAAATTGCACGTAACCATCCAAGTGCTAA GCTCTTACTACGTATTGCCACAGAAGACATTAGTGGAGCTGAGGAGATGAACATGAAATTTGGCACCATGCTGAAGAGCTGTAGGCACCTCATGGAATGTGCTAAGGAGCTTGAAGTCCAAATAGTTGGTGTTAA ATTTCACATTTCAAGCTCTTGCAAGGAACCTCAAGTGTACATTCATGCTATATCTGATGCTCGGTGTGTGTTTGACATGGCT GAAGAATTTGGCTTTAAGATGAACATGTTGGACATTGGTGGGGGCTTCACAGGTTCAGAACTTCAGCTGGAAGAG GTTAATCATGTCATCAGTCCATTGTTGGATGTCTACTTTCCTGAAGAATCCGGTGttaatgtgattgcagagcctggATGCTATTATGTTTCATCTGCATTTACTCTAGCAGTTAACATCATTGCAAAGAAAGCTGTTGAATACGATAAATTTCTTCCTTCTGGAA TGGAGCAAACCAGGAGTGATGATGAGCCAATCTTTATGTACTACATGAACGATGGTGTTTATGGTTCTTTTGCAAGTAAATTGTTTGAAAAATTTAATACCATCCCAGAGGTTCACAAG TATTCTCCAGGATCTCCAGGACAAACCAACAAGGCAGAAGTGAGCCATGATGGCCTCCATGCTGTCAAGGGAAATTCTAGGTCTCATGTAGAATTCAGTTGTCAACCACCACTCAGCTATGTCTCCTCTACAAAAAGAATCTGCTCCCAAGGACAAAATTCTGTACCCAAGTCCAGAAAATCAAATCTTAACTACATTATGTGA
- the AZIN1 gene encoding antizyme inhibitor 1 isoform X3, whose product MRLFMFDGVSHLGLKMESLTLLADVELLLRIATEDISGAEEMNMKFGTMLKSCRHLMECAKELEVQIVGVKFHISSSCKEPQVYIHAISDARCVFDMAEEFGFKMNMLDIGGGFTGSELQLEEVNHVISPLLDVYFPEESGVNVIAEPGCYYVSSAFTLAVNIIAKKAVEYDKFLPSGMEQTRSDDEPIFMYYMNDGVYGSFASKLFEKFNTIPEVHKKYKEDEPLFASSLWGPSCDELDQIVENCLLPELSVGDWLIFDNMGSGTLGQQSAFNDFQRPPIYYMMSFNDWYEMQDAGITSDTLMKNFFFVPSCIQLSPEDSFSTAA is encoded by the exons ATGCGGCTTTTTATGTTTGATGGTGTTTCTCACTTGGGATTGAAAATGGAATCATTGACCCTTTTAGCTGACGTTGA GCTCTTACTACGTATTGCCACAGAAGACATTAGTGGAGCTGAGGAGATGAACATGAAATTTGGCACCATGCTGAAGAGCTGTAGGCACCTCATGGAATGTGCTAAGGAGCTTGAAGTCCAAATAGTTGGTGTTAA ATTTCACATTTCAAGCTCTTGCAAGGAACCTCAAGTGTACATTCATGCTATATCTGATGCTCGGTGTGTGTTTGACATGGCT GAAGAATTTGGCTTTAAGATGAACATGTTGGACATTGGTGGGGGCTTCACAGGTTCAGAACTTCAGCTGGAAGAG GTTAATCATGTCATCAGTCCATTGTTGGATGTCTACTTTCCTGAAGAATCCGGTGttaatgtgattgcagagcctggATGCTATTATGTTTCATCTGCATTTACTCTAGCAGTTAACATCATTGCAAAGAAAGCTGTTGAATACGATAAATTTCTTCCTTCTGGAA TGGAGCAAACCAGGAGTGATGATGAGCCAATCTTTATGTACTACATGAACGATGGTGTTTATGGTTCTTTTGCAAGTAAATTGTTTGAAAAATTTAATACCATCCCAGAGGTTCACAAG AAATACAAGGAAGatgagcctctgtttgccagcagcctTTGGGGTCCATCCTGTGATGAGCTTGATCAAATTGTGGAAAACTGTCTTCTTCCTGAGTTGAGTGTCGGAGACTGGCTGATCTTTGATAATATGGGTTCTGGTACCTTGGGTCAACAGTCTGCCTTTAATGATTTTCAGAGACCACCAATTTACTACATGATGTCTTTCAATGACTG GTATGAGATGCAAGATGCTGGAATTACTTCAGACACATTGATGAAGAACTTCTTCTTTGTGCCTTCTTGCATTCAGCTGAGCCCAGAAGACAGCTTTTCCACTGCAGCTTAA